In the genome of Abyssalbus ytuae, the window TCTTTGGACAAGCAAAGAAAATGAACATAACAATCTGATTTTAAATAATTTGCTTATTTAAAGCAAAAATGGATTAATATATTTTATAACTGAAACTTATATCGAGCTCACGTTAAATTAAATAAATGTTGCTACTTTTGCTGTCCTTATGCAAAAAAACATCAATATACAAAACAGAAAAGCTCGCTTTGAATACGAGATTTTAGATAAATATATTTCAGGTATTGTCCTTACCGGTACCGAAATAAAATCCATACGGTTAGGAAAAGCTTCTATTGCCGAAAGTTTTTGCGAGTTTAATGATCGCGGAGAACTGTTTGTTATCAATATGTATATTGAAGAATACTCGCATGGCTCACATTACAACCATAAGCCAAGAAGCGAGCGCAAATTACTGCTCAATAAAAATGAACTGAAAAAACTCAATAAAGAAGTAAAAAACGTAGGGCTAACCATAGTCCCTTTACGCCTTTTTATAAATGACAGGGGACTGGCCAAAATGGAAATAGCCCTCGTACGAGGTAAAAAACTTCACGATAAACGCGAAACAATAAAAGATAGAGACTCCAAACGGCAGCTAAACCGTATAAAAAAGGAATACAATAAATAAAAAATTATTTTAAAGAGTATATTTAATAATTTTAAGGTTCATTTAAAATGAAAAACTTATGTACAGATTTTTTCTGGTATTCGCTTTTATCATACTATTATCATGCAAAGAAGAAAAAGAATACAGTTCGGTTAACCTGGTAAATTGGGAAAAAAGAAAAGTGAATTTAAATTCTAAAGATTCATTACAGGAAGGAAGTACCTATTTATCAGTTTATTCCCAAATATACAGCCTGGACGAACACCGTACCCATGACTTAACAGCCACTGTTAGTATTAGAAATATAAATAAAAAAGATTCTGTCTTTATTGTTAAAGCCGAATACTTTGATACCCATGGTAATTCTATCCGTACATATTTTGATTATCCTATATACATTCAACCCCTGGAAACCGTAGAAATTATTATAGATGAGGTTGATAAGGAAGGAGGTACCGGAGCTAATTTTATATTCGACTGGAAAGTTAAACAAGCTGTTCATGAACCCTATATTGAAGGAATAATGATTTCTACATCCGGGCAGCAGGGATTATCCTTTACCACCCAGGGAATAAAAATCAACTAAACCAAAATTCTTAATAAAAAAGTAATGCCGGAAATAATTGACCTAAGCCAGGAAATATATGAAGGAATGCCTGTTTTTAAAGATTTGCCCGCTGTAAAAATATCAGTACATAACACCCATGAAGAATGGGATAATATTAAAAACCCTGCCACTATAACTCCCAGTGTATATAAATTGGAAATGGGAGAACATACCGGAACCCATGTAGATGCATTAAGTCATATGGATCGTCAATACAAAGACCAATCCATAGACAAAATGCCTTTAAATATGTTCTATACCTGGGGTATTTGCCTGGATTTTTCCCGTAAAAAACTAAAAAACCTTATTGAACCGGAGGAAATAGAACTTGCCTG includes:
- the smpB gene encoding SsrA-binding protein SmpB; translation: MQKNINIQNRKARFEYEILDKYISGIVLTGTEIKSIRLGKASIAESFCEFNDRGELFVINMYIEEYSHGSHYNHKPRSERKLLLNKNELKKLNKEVKNVGLTIVPLRLFINDRGLAKMEIALVRGKKLHDKRETIKDRDSKRQLNRIKKEYNK
- a CDS encoding DUF3124 domain-containing protein, producing MYRFFLVFAFIILLSCKEEKEYSSVNLVNWEKRKVNLNSKDSLQEGSTYLSVYSQIYSLDEHRTHDLTATVSIRNINKKDSVFIVKAEYFDTHGNSIRTYFDYPIYIQPLETVEIIIDEVDKEGGTGANFIFDWKVKQAVHEPYIEGIMISTSGQQGLSFTTQGIKIN